The genomic interval ATGGACAACCCCGCCTACCACCCGATCACCGAGAACCCCGGGAAGTGGTTCATGGGGATGCTCATCCCCTGGCTGGTGCTGTCCATCATCTTCATCGCCAACTACAGCCGGATGACGCGCTCCCAGATGATCGAGCAGCTGGGCGAGGACCATGTGCGCACGGCGCGCGCCAAGGGCCTCAGCCGCCGGACGGTCTTCTTCCGCTACGCCTGGAGGGGAGCGCTCGCACCCGTCGTCACCATCTTCGGCATCGACCTCGGCTCGCTCTTCGGCGGCGCGATCATCACCGAGTTCACCTTCAGCCTGCACGGGCTCGGCCGGCTGGCCGTCTCCTCGGTCGGCGAGACCGACCTGCCCACCCTGATGGCCGTGATGCTCGTCGGCTGCACGGCGATCGTCATCGCCAACATCGTCGTGGACGCCGCCTACGCCCTCATCGACCCGCGCGTGCGCCTCGCCTGACCGCCAGGAGAACGACTGCCGTGACCGCGACCTCACCCGACACGACTCCCCCACCCGCACCGTCAGCCACACCCTTTCTCTCCGTACGGGACCTCTACGTGCGTTTCACCACCGAGGACGGCGTCGTGAAGGCCGTCGACGGGCTCTCCTTCGACCTGGCGCGCGGGCAGACCCTCGGCATCGTGGGCGAGTCGGGCTCGGGCAAGTCCGTCACCAACCTCGCCGTCCTCGGCCTGCACGAGCGGCGCGGCACCAAGATCAGCGGCCGGATCACGCTGGACGGGCGGGAGCTGACCGGTGCCCCCGAGTCCGCGCTGGAGAAGCTGCGCGGCGACAAGATGGCCATGATCTTCCAGGACTCGCTCACCGCGCTCTCCCCCTACTACACGGTGGGCCGGCAGATCGCCGAGCCCTACCGCAAGCACACCGGCGCCTCCCGGCGCGACGCCCGCCGGCGCGCGGTCGAGATGCTGGACAAGGTCGGCATCCCCAACGCCGCGCGGCGCGTCGACGACTACCCGCACCAGTTCTCCGGCGGCATGCGCCAGCGCGCCATGATCGCCATGGCGCTGGTCTGCGACCCCGAGCTGCTGATCGCCGACGAGCCGACGACCGCGCTGGACGTCACCGTCCAGGCCCAGATCCTCGACCTGCTCAAGGACCTCCAGCGGCAGACCGGTTCGGCGATCGTGCTCGTCACCCACGACCTCGGCGTCGTCGCCCACACGGTGGACGACCTGCTGGTGATGTACGCGGGCCGGGCCGTCGAGCGCGGCCCGGTCCGCGAGGTGCTGAGCGCGCCGGGCCACCCGTACACCTGGGGGCTGCTGGGCTCCATGCCCCGGCTGACCTCGGACGTCGACGAGCCGCTCGTACCCATCCCCGGCACCCCGCCCAGCCTGCTGGCGCCCCCGCCCGGCTGCCCGTTCCACCCGCGCTGCGCCTACGCCGCCCAGGTGGCCGGCGACCGGTGCCGGACGGAGCGCCCGGAGCTGCCGGCGGGCCACGGCGCCGCCTGCCACCTCACCCCCGGGCAGCGGCGCACGGCCCTCGCCGCGCGGCTCGCGCCCCGACCGGGCCGAGGAGGCACCCGATGACCGAACTCCTCGTCGCGGAGGGCCTGACCAAGCACTTCCCGATCATGGGCGGCTTCCCCGTCAAGCGGAAGGTCGGGGCGGTCCAGGCGGTGGACGGCATCGACCTGACCGTACGCGCGGGCGAGAGCTTCGGGCTGGTCGGCGAGTCCGGCTGCGGCAAGTCCACGACCGGGCGGCTGCTGACCCGGCTCCTGGAGCCGACCGCCGGCCGGATCACCTATCAGGGGGTGGACATCACCCACGCCCGGCGCCGGGAGCTCGCCCCGGTCCGCCGCGAGATCCAGATGATCTTCCAGGACCCGTACTCCTCGCTCAACCCCCGGCAGACCGTGGGGAAGATCGTCTCCGGGCCGATGGAGATCCACGGCGTCGAGCCCGCGGGCGGCCGGGAGGCCCGCGTCCGGGAGCTCCTGGACATCGTGGGCCTCAACCCCGAGCACTACAACCGCTTCCCGCACGAGTTCTCCGGCGGCCAGCGGCAGCGGGTCGGGGTGGCCCGCGCGCTCGCCCTGGACCCGAAGATCGTCGTGGCGGACGAGCCGGTGTCCGCGCTGGACGTCTCCATCCAGGCCCAGGTGGTCAACCTGCTCCAGCGGCTCCAGCGGGAGCTCGGCATCGCGTTCCTGTTCATCGCCCACGACCTGGCCGTCGTACGGCACTTCTCGCAGCGGGTGGCGGTGATGTACCTCGGGAAGATCGTCGAGGTGGGCGGGCGGGAGGACATCTACGAGCGGCCCCGGCACCCGTACACGCACGCGCTGCTGTCGGCGGTGCCGGAGGCGTCGGACCTCATGGGCGGGCCGGAGGGGGTGCGGCGGGAACGGATCCGGCTGGCCGGGGACGTGCCGTCGCCGATCCTGCCGCCGTCGGGGTGCCGGTTCCGGACGCGGTGCTGGAAGGCGCGGGAGGTGTGCGGCGTGGAGGTGCCGGAGCTGGTACGGCTGGAGGGGAGTGCGGAGGGGCATCTGTCGGCGTGCCACTTCCCGGAGCCGGTGCCGGTTCCTTCCCCTGCCCCGCCCCTTGCCGGAGCCGGGGACTGACGCCCCCGGGCCCCCTTCCGCGGTGTCCTCAATCGCCGGACGGGCTGAAACTCAGCCCGTCCGGCGATTGAGGACCGGGCCGGGACCGGAGGGAATTCACTCCTCCTCCGGCGGGACCACCGCCC from Streptomyces albireticuli carries:
- a CDS encoding ABC transporter ATP-binding protein, which gives rise to MTELLVAEGLTKHFPIMGGFPVKRKVGAVQAVDGIDLTVRAGESFGLVGESGCGKSTTGRLLTRLLEPTAGRITYQGVDITHARRRELAPVRREIQMIFQDPYSSLNPRQTVGKIVSGPMEIHGVEPAGGREARVRELLDIVGLNPEHYNRFPHEFSGGQRQRVGVARALALDPKIVVADEPVSALDVSIQAQVVNLLQRLQRELGIAFLFIAHDLAVVRHFSQRVAVMYLGKIVEVGGREDIYERPRHPYTHALLSAVPEASDLMGGPEGVRRERIRLAGDVPSPILPPSGCRFRTRCWKAREVCGVEVPELVRLEGSAEGHLSACHFPEPVPVPSPAPPLAGAGD
- a CDS encoding ABC transporter ATP-binding protein; its protein translation is MTATSPDTTPPPAPSATPFLSVRDLYVRFTTEDGVVKAVDGLSFDLARGQTLGIVGESGSGKSVTNLAVLGLHERRGTKISGRITLDGRELTGAPESALEKLRGDKMAMIFQDSLTALSPYYTVGRQIAEPYRKHTGASRRDARRRAVEMLDKVGIPNAARRVDDYPHQFSGGMRQRAMIAMALVCDPELLIADEPTTALDVTVQAQILDLLKDLQRQTGSAIVLVTHDLGVVAHTVDDLLVMYAGRAVERGPVREVLSAPGHPYTWGLLGSMPRLTSDVDEPLVPIPGTPPSLLAPPPGCPFHPRCAYAAQVAGDRCRTERPELPAGHGAACHLTPGQRRTALAARLAPRPGRGGTR